The DNA region TgtacaatcaatcaatcaataaatCAATTTAGTAGAGCAATTTAATAGAGAAAGGAGATTGAACGAAGAAGTTAGAGAGGAAGCTAGCTCTTTCTACAAATCAAACTAAATTCCATCTCATACAAGTCACATCAATGAAAGAATTCAAACCTGCTTCTGCATCAAGTACTTCCGCCAGAGCCCAAGCATCTCCATCTCTTTTCATGAACCATCCCTTCCGATTTCGTACAAGCCTCACCATACCCTCTGCCAAAAACCCGCTTCAATTTTGGTTGATGATGAATGAATAGTTCTCATGAAAACGCAAGCTGCCTTCTTCTCTCTTGCTGAAACACCCACTTCGAGTTCGTACAACCGTCACCGATACCCTCTGCCACAAAGCCGCTGGAATGCAATTGATTGAACCGTTCATAAGCAAAAGGCAAAACCTAGATTATGGGTGAATAGTGGAGCTAGGCCGACAACAGTTGGAGCggataaaaaaaatacacacaagTACAAGTAATGGGCCGACAACAACAACTGGAGaacaaaaagagagagaatcCAACGAAAACAAAATTGCAAAACAAAAACTGATCAAGAAAAACATGAACCGTAGGATCAAAGAGAATGAATGGCCAAGATGCAATTTCTCTTATGAATAGTGCTGTTCTAACAGCCCAAGTGTATGTAGATGCAACAACAAGTCATATGTTTTATGGCTATAAAAAAAtgattagttaattaattaattaaccatGATTAGATGACAGTCTATCAGGATCCATGAACCTCAATATTAATATTCAGCTTTCTTTTTCGTTGACTTTGTTAAATTTTAGTTTGATAATTTCAATGCTCTTAAGAATTTAAAAACGGTTAAAGCTAACTAGCAAACAGCTTCCTGGTTCTCATGAAAATTTTTCTTGTTTCATCTCTATGCCTTCACTACCTTCTGAAGTTTGAAATCCTTTTTGTGGTAGCTAGCAAGCAAAGCATGTAACTTGATAGGAGTGCATGTTCTCCAGCTGCTATGAGAAATAAAAAATCTTCTTTCTCTTACTTCAACCATGGTTGGACTTATGATGTGTTTGTAAGCTTCCATGGGAAAGACACTCGTTTCGGTTTCACAGGCTACCTCTGTAACGCCTTGTACCAGAAGGGAATCAACGCTTTCAAAGATGACATCAAACTCAAGAAAGGAGAAGGGATTTCACCAACTCTTCTCAAAGCAATTGATGAGTCCAGGATTTCCATCATTGTTTTCTCCGAAAACTACGCGTCTTCAACTTGGTGCCTCGATGAACTTGTTAAGATTATTGAGTGTATGAAAGAGAAGGGACAGTTGGTCCAGCCGGTTTTCTACTATGTTGACCCTTCAGATATACGGCATCAGAGGGGAAGTTTTGGAACATGGATGACTAAGCATGAAGAAAATCCCAACATTAGCAAAGAAAGAGTGAGGAAATGGAGAACTGCGCTCTCAGATGCAGCAAATCTGTCAGGATGGCATTTCAAAGATGGGTATAGCATTTATTTCCTTACAAAAGTTTTTCAAGTTTAGTCATTTATCACATTGCATGATAATATTATATTGTTCTGGGTAAATAATATTGCAATTTTTCACTAAATATTTGGCCTGATTTTGTTAAATCACTGTGTAGTTTAAAAGCTGACACTTTTCGCTTAGTTTTCTCTGATATCTTTAGGTTTAGGCTCGCATAGATGCAtatctattttattttagtcAAAACAATGAAAACATAGATGCATATCTATTATGCTAATTGGAAATTGATAATTTGAGAAATATCATAAGTGATTCTTACATTGATTAGGCAATAATATCAACCCTACAAATCACTTGGGTAATATACGGGATTAGCTAATCTAAATTCAAGAGTGCACTTTATATAGAGAATAAAGTCTCTTGTTGATCATAAAATTTAGAGAAATGCTGAAGTTTACGAAACAAATCACAAGAATTTTAAAATGATTGTGTATTTTCATGTTTTTAAGAATAAAGACACTAACGgattacaatatatataacaattTGTGATTTTCGTTTCGTTACGCAATTCTCTaaaatttaatgattaaaatgttCATAACTTTATTAACTTTATGATTCATGATAGATGAGCATCTATTGTTTTGTATCATAAACTTAGTCGCTATAGGATATGTTGGTTTAGTGGTAGATAAATTAAATTCTTGTCAGAATGAGAACATATGTTGGAACCACAGAAGTCATTTGTTAGGAGAGAATGTTAAATTTCCTAAACGAGTTTACACACATGCATGTACTGTTATGGATTACTCAGCCAGTCGGATTGCACAAGAGTTTCCTAAAGCAAACTCAGTCCAATTCAAATAGGGAACACATACGCTAATCTGAGTCAGTCACCCGTAAAATGAAACGTCCAAATTCATCTCCTACAAGTTCATCAATGCTTATTAAAATGATTGTTGAATTTCGCTTTCCAAATTATTTTCTAATTCTCTATCTTTAATCAACATTTAAATGGATACAAAATAACCCTCCTACATTGTATAGGCATGTCCAGtgataattctttcaaaacaACATTCTATTTTCTTGTCCGACTCTGTGCTTAGGGTTTTGTCATAAACAACatccataaaataaaataaataaacttaGCAGTTAATTTTTCAAAGTGCATATCTTCATTAGAGTCAAATTTATAATGTGATAAGAGATCTAGAGAAATGTCGGAGGAAAAAGTTTTAAGTCATAGGGTACCAAGGATGACACTAGATATATGTGGGTATAATATTGTGGGTAAAATATTGTAGTACTTGTACTCACCCCCATAAAAAACAGAGTATCGATCCTCTCCATCAATGCTCTCTCCATCCACTCTCCATCCTCACTCAAtgaattactccctccggtcctatttataagcaacaaaaaaaaaattcacatagtttaagaaatgtagttaaactagataaaatgcattaaatttgtcttaaatcaaaataaacttccaaaattaccctttgttattagtgttggaaaatGGGAAAgtgagagaataattaatgagacacattttacaagttagaattaataagggcatcattggaaaaaattaattaatataactcaaactttcatttggttcttataaaaaggaccaaggtttttcttctctttcatacttataaataggaccggagggagtattataaTGTGCTGGGCCCTACACTTTGATACAATCTAAAAGAAGATGATTGGTTGAATGCAAGTGTTTTGTGATGGAGAGGTTTACATGCATGTACTAATCCAAGTGTTTTGTGATGGAGAGGAAGGAGAGGATCCAGATCCTAAAAAACATGCATGTACTAATCTATACTCATGTGGTTACCAACTTCAGTGCTTCTACTCCTCTTAAATGCTCGATAGTAGTTATGGTCATAGTGGTATGCTCAAATATCTTATGATGAGATATGTATGCCTTTAAATAGGCTATTATGTCAAATTATACTAAGCCAAACTAAACCCAAAAAATCCTATAATAGGTAACACGTTCCACTTAGGCTAGGTTTCAAATCTTTTTAACAAACCATACCTATTTATAAAAAGTCGAACCCAACTCAGCTTATTTCCACCCGTAATGCTCGATACCTATATAACTTGAACTTGGATTCATTAATGTTTTGTTTGATCCATAGATTTTATTTAGTTCGAGTCAGGTAGAACTATCATAGATGACAAAACTATCTCTATCAAGATTTAACACAACTGCATTCTCAAGAAGCCAAAACCTCTACTTAAACTATAACAACTTCGTGTCAATTGATTTGATTGTTCAACAAATTAGAAAAACATGAGTGTTATTATAATAAAGATGAAGTATTGATTGAAAGTAActcaattgaaaaaatattcaaagataattcttaattataaaaaaaatactagacAAGTTAAAAAACATAAGTTTTGCGATGgagaaaaaaacataaaaaatctaTGATGAATACCCTTgtattattaaatatataatttatatatgaACTTAAATTATGATTAATAGGATAGGATATGGGTCCAATAGTGATATAAATAAGAATATTATTAAGATGAATGGACCGTCTATAACAATAAAATATACCAACAAAGTGTGATATAGATAATTGTAATCTCCATACTTTGAAAGAGATTAGTTTCTGCATATAGGTTAGAGGATAGCTTACTATGCACCTAAAAAGTTGTAAGAAATTATTTACTTATAGTAATCTACAAGTTAATGAACTATGCTATACAGTAAGAACAATAAGTTTTCGAAACACAAGACTCCTCCATGTGGCAGAGTCTTCGAATTTTAAGAATTATGTGAATTTAAAAGTTACTGAATTTTAAAACTGTGTTACGAAGAACACTCTCCAGTTTTCTATATGTTGCCTTGTCCCTTATCATGAAAAAATGACATCTCACTAATAAAACTAACAACTAAAAGAGAAATTACTGTAactttaaaagaaaaaggagTTTCTTCCATGCTAATGAATTTCAGTCAGTATCAATGtcatttttatttggtttgtaaATTTTCAATCAAGTTTTCTTATTCTAATGTTGATTATAAACCTTAAAGATGGCACGGAGAATCCCTTAAAAAAAAGTTCATTCATTTTACTGATagataatatttttcaataggATGGCGAGAGAAGGGGTAAATTACAATCTATATGACTAAGTGTTAGAACAGCAACACGAATATAGATCaagagtagagagaaacacacaaaaCCTTTGTTCACGTAGTgcggccaaattgcctacctctgcgacAATAGAGCAGCTATAATTCCGTTTATTGATTCTCTTCTGAATACAATAATTAGGGTTACAGTGTTACAAGCTTATATAGGGATACTAACGATCCAGTTTACAATAATACCCCTAAACCGCATGGGTCTGCTAAGCCCATTGCCCCAATGTCACTGCTTATGAGCCATACTCAACACTAAGCACTATGTTTTCCTATTGATTTCGCAGGAATAACTATGAGTTTGAATGTATTCAAAGGATTACTGAAGTTATATCGATCGAATTAAATCATACCTCATTACACGTAGCTGATCATCAAGTTGGATTGAATTATCGAATGTCAGAAGTTAAAACACTTATAGGAATCGAGTCTAATAATGATGTTCGCATGGTTGGAATTCATGGCATTGGTGGAGTTGGCAAAACAACAATTGCTAGAGCTATGTATAACTCAATTGCTAGCAAGTTTGATTGTTCAAGTTTCCTTGCTGATGTAagagaaaattcaataaaacatGGTCTAGTAAAACTGCAAGAGACCCTTCTGCTTCACTTGCTTGGAGAAAATATCAACTTGGGTGATGATGTGAGCAGAGGAATTCCTATAATCGAAAGAAGGCTTCGCAACAAGAAGGTTCTTTTGATTCTCGATGATGTGGATGATCTAGAACAGTTGCGATCATTGGCGGGAAGACACGATTGGTTTGGTTTTGGAAGTAGGATTATCATAACAACAAGAGATAAGCATTTGCTAGATGCACATGGGGTTAAAAAAGCATATAAAGTGAAGGAGCTGAATgatcttgaagctattgaactATTCAGCTTCAATGCTTTTAAAAGAAAGGACCCTGATGCAAGTTATGTGGAGATAACAAACAGACTAGTGCAATATGCCAAAGGCCTTCCATTGGCTTTGAAAGTCATAGGTTCTGATTTGTTTGGCAAGACAATAGAAGAATGGGAAAGTGCATTGAAGAAATATGAAACAATGCCAAGCAAAAAGATTATAGATGTTCTCAAAGTGAGCTTTGATAATTTAGAAGATAATGAAAAAGAGATTTTCCTTGATATTGCATGTTTCTTCAAAGGGTATTTCAAGGGGGATGTAGAAAAGACACTAGATGCTTCTCGCTTTTTTTCAAAGTATGGCATTGGAGTGCTTATTGACAAGTCTCTAGTGACAGTTGGTGAAGCCAATACACTTAAGATGCATGATCTTATTCAAGACCTGGGTAAAGACATTGCTAGACAGGATTCACCATTTGACCCTGGCAAACGCAGAAGATTGTGGCATCATGAGGATGTTCTTGAAGTCTTGACAAAAAACACGGTTAGTGTGAAGCTTTTTGGCTTTGTCTTTACTCTGGACTAAGAAAAATCTGTTTTACAAATTAAAATGGCTTCTTTGTAATTTGATTTGATTCGAACGTATAAATACCATATTGTAAATATAATAGATGTTATATTTTATAACAAGTAAAACCATGGTTCATGTGTAGTCCAATTTTTGACATGGTCTACAAGAGAATTGTCCTTTCTTTCTAGAGCATTTTTCTCAAACTTATTGGGACAACATTTGTGAAATTAATTTAGCTAATTTAGAAATTTTCACATTGTCACTTACATGGTTGCTTCTTGGTGTTTGAATTCATGAAGGGAACCGAAAGAATTGAAGGCATAATGTTGGACATGCACAACCTAAAACAAGAAGTGCAGCTAAAAGCCAACACCTTTGATAATATGATCAGACTTAGAATCCTCATAGTTCGAAATGGACAAATTTCTGGATCCCCCCAAAATCTCCCAAATAATTTGAGATTGCTTGAGTGGAATGAATATCCTTTATCATCTTTGCCAgttgattttcatccaaagacACTTGTTGTACTCAATTTGCCCAAGAGTCAACTAATAATGGATAAGCCATTCAAGGTATGTTCATGATTCTTGTTCCATCCTTATGTAATTTGCATCTATAAAACTCTAAGCACTAACAATTCTTCTTATCATGCAGAACTTTGAGAAATTGACTTTTATGAACTTCAGTGATTGTGATTCCCTAGCAAAACTACCTGATGTCTCAGCAACCCCAAATCTAACAAGAATTCTTGCTAACAATTGTTCAAACTTGGTTGACATTCATGATTCTGTTGGACATCTTGACAAACTAGTCACATTGAGCACTCAAGGATGCCCTAAACTAAAGAGTTTTCCACGCAGCTTGAGATCAAAATTTCTTGAATACCTTAATCTTAGCAAGTGTTCCAACATTCAGAGTTTCCCAGATGTAATGGAAAAAGTAGAAAGTATGAAAAATATTGATATAGGAGGGACTGCCATAAAAGAGTTTCCAAGTTCAATGGAAAACTTCAATGGTCTTGAAGAACTAGTGTTGACATCTTGCCTAAGTTTGGAGGATCTACCTAGTAACACAGATATGTTTCAAAATATTGAAGAGCTTAATGTCAAAGGATGTCCACAAATTCCTAAAATTTTATGGAAGTCATTAGAAGACAAGAGGCATCCAAAGCTAAGTAGACTAACCCTCACAAGTTGTGATATATCAGATAAAGATCTTGAGTTAATCCTTACTTGCTTTCTACAATTAAAGTGGTTGATTCTATCAGATAACAACTTCTTAACCATCCCTGATTGCATTGAAGACCTTTCTCACCTCTTGCTTCTTCATGTGGATAACTGCAAGCAGCTTAGAGATATTTCAGTACTTCCACTATACTTGCAATACATAGATGCAAGGAACTGCACATCATTGACTCCCCAATCATCAGATGTAATATTGAGCCAGGTTAATTACTCTTcctccttttttttcttctacatTGACATCTTGCTTTAATTACCTGCCAAAAGTGACCGTTTTCATGTACTAAACAGGCATTTGAGGAGATTCCATACATAGACATTGTGGTGCCAAGGAAAAATATTCCAAGTTGGTTTGATCATTGTAGCAAAGGAGGGTCTGTGGCCTTTTGGGTTCGAAGAAAGTTCCCTGCAATTgctctattttttcttttgagtgGTGAAGATGAAAGGAAAACTGATTATCCATGTGAATTCTATTTACTCATTAATGGCCTCCAAGTTTACCAAGGAAGAAGAGAGTGGCCAATTGATCATGTATGGCTATTTGATCTGCGAGTCAAACTTACCGCCAGCGAGTGGCAGGGGTTCAATGAACAAATCAAGTCTGGTTGGAATCATGTCGAGATTTCGTGTTCAGTCTTGAACGAGCTGAAAAATGCAACTGTTAAAAGGTGTGGAATTCATCTATACAAAGATAGAATGAACATCCACCATGTTTCCTTCATAAGTCCTGATCTTCATGGCTCAAATATGGCCTTTGATAACATAAATGACAATTTGGATGTCTATGATGAAGTACGAGATGATGTTGTTTTCCCCACAATACTTGCTAAATATTTTAACAAGAGTATACTAGAGGTCATGGGAAATCTTCAATCTAGCAGGAGAAATGATGATTACGGGTATGACTATGATGAGGAGTTGGAGCTAGAGAGTGACAATGACCCTGACAACCAGCACATGGAAGAGGAACAACATTCAGATTCTCTCAATCATCTAATCCTGGAAAACTCTGAACTTATGAACAACAACAAAGGAAAAGGTAAAGTAGTACATAGCAACAACCCTTAGGGAAAATATAGTAGGTAACTTCTGAGTAACGAGATAGCAGTTGAGTTCAACATGAATAAACTTTCATCtcaattctttaaaaaaaatagtttactttTGTCTTTATGTGTGTACACATTTGTTTGCATGGATGCAAAGATTAAACCAtacataccctaaggtaacttGACAATATAATTCCTGCCtttcttattaattttaatattcttCTCTTGCAGAAACACTTGAAGAACCTCTTGTTACGACAATCCACGTGAAGGAGCCAACACTTGCACATATAGCAAAGCTAAAAGATAATGGAGATTTTGCACCTGTAAGGCTAAAATTCAGTCTAGTTTGCAAGTTAGCCAAGTGAAAAAGTTAATCTTTGTCCTAATCATTTCATTTCATGCTCTTAGGAGTCAAGTGCCCCTGCATCAGGTAGAAACAAGGGAACAGAACTGGAAGATAAAATCACTTCTGGAGAACATACTAATATTGGCTTCACATGTAGCAACCACATGTCAA from Lotus japonicus ecotype B-129 chromosome 2, LjGifu_v1.2 includes:
- the LOC130738573 gene encoding disease resistance protein RUN1-like — protein: MRNKKSSFSYFNHGWTYDVFVSFHGKDTRFGFTGYLCNALYQKGINAFKDDIKLKKGEGISPTLLKAIDESRISIIVFSENYASSTWCLDELVKIIECMKEKGQLVQPVFYYVDPSDIRHQRGSFGTWMTKHEENPNISKERVRKWRTALSDAANLSGWHFKDGNNYEFECIQRITEVISIELNHTSLHVADHQVGLNYRMSEVKTLIGIESNNDVRMVGIHGIGGVGKTTIARAMYNSIASKFDCSSFLADVRENSIKHGLVKLQETLLLHLLGENINLGDDVSRGIPIIERRLRNKKVLLILDDVDDLEQLRSLAGRHDWFGFGSRIIITTRDKHLLDAHGVKKAYKVKELNDLEAIELFSFNAFKRKDPDASYVEITNRLVQYAKGLPLALKVIGSDLFGKTIEEWESALKKYETMPSKKIIDVLKVSFDNLEDNEKEIFLDIACFFKGYFKGDVEKTLDASRFFSKYGIGVLIDKSLVTVGEANTLKMHDLIQDLGKDIARQDSPFDPGKRRRLWHHEDVLEVLTKNTGTERIEGIMLDMHNLKQEVQLKANTFDNMIRLRILIVRNGQISGSPQNLPNNLRLLEWNEYPLSSLPVDFHPKTLVVLNLPKSQLIMDKPFKNFEKLTFMNFSDCDSLAKLPDVSATPNLTRILANNCSNLVDIHDSVGHLDKLVTLSTQGCPKLKSFPRSLRSKFLEYLNLSKCSNIQSFPDVMEKVESMKNIDIGGTAIKEFPSSMENFNGLEELVLTSCLSLEDLPSNTDMFQNIEELNVKGCPQIPKILWKSLEDKRHPKLSRLTLTSCDISDKDLELILTCFLQLKWLILSDNNFLTIPDCIEDLSHLLLLHVDNCKQLRDISVLPLYLQYIDARNCTSLTPQSSDVILSQAFEEIPYIDIVVPRKNIPSWFDHCSKGGSVAFWVRRKFPAIALFFLLSGEDERKTDYPCEFYLLINGLQVYQGRREWPIDHVWLFDLRVKLTASEWQGFNEQIKSGWNHVEISCSVLNELKNATVKRCGIHLYKDRMNIHHVSFISPDLHGSNMAFDNINDNLDVYDEVRDDVVFPTILAKYFNKSILEVMGNLQSSRRNDDYGYDYDEELELESDNDPDNQHMEEEQHSDSLNHLILENSELMNNNKGKETLEEPLVTTIHVKEPTLAHIAKLKDNGDFAPESSAPASGRNKGTELEDKITSGEHTNIGFTCSNHMSRNQVDSNVEEATLHLIKDLADIYETHISEGKGDGQQPMPNAEAYLNIFQSTINEDNMEAFYASLEAENTSPSHVQDTQLNNVSLRTRPSEETQKALQTLRDFVSKKFSLLLHPGRSGKMKDILKHLLSLPPDEGISLRTKSVIQQLSQSFSQWSLDYNNANLKHETSTADLSKAQKLKHDLEANAEEFREMDMVERCLCDQLASLEEKKRELEEKINAVKSEMADFASQKDMVAKRKRELFNKGIVMKDERDDLGNQVPGLKAEQEWAKTIQANIEEEWSKLGEKLIGSAGFEEWI